Within the Hevea brasiliensis isolate MT/VB/25A 57/8 chromosome 2, ASM3005281v1, whole genome shotgun sequence genome, the region ACTATGAATATAGGAAGAGCCTTTCAGTAAAAATTTTGTATAACAGGAGTGTCCAAAATCCATGCCTGATCCATCAAAACAACACGGAATTCTTCGCATGCTTTATGTATCCATCCACTAGCCTCAGTTGGCCGTGGACACTCAAAGCCGGGTCCACCCTGTAGAAATAATAGGTAAGGCAGTTGTTGTTCTTCTTTCCCAACTGCAACGCACATTTTGAATCAACAGGGGATTGCAATAGAAGAAGGTAAAGTAATACAATGGggcaaaaagggaaaaaaaaaaaaaaaaaaagacaatgaGAAACAAGAAGAGGATCAAAATTGAAGTCCACGCTGCCAATCCATGTAGCTATAACCTAATCTATAGAAGCAACTGAAGAAATGACTACAACTGCTTCAGTTGTTCAAAACAGTAGACAGTAGACTTTTCtgctcaaattaaaaaaaaaaaaaaagtagagagTAGACTTTTATTGTttcaaaaaattatagaaaaaagaTATATGGAGGACTTCAAAATGGCAACTATGCATAGTTTTTGCCTATAACTAGAGAGCATGCTAAGTTCAAGCAGTCGTGCTTGAGCAGTAAATTTGCAGCACAAATATCAAATTATGGGATAAGCATTGAGGCATCTCATCCCTCTAAAGACAATAGCGTCAACCATCTTCCAGAGAAAAATGCAAGCATCCTTATTAGATCCTCAAACTCTTAATACAAGTATATGGTTTATTTCGCATTGGTACTGTACTTATTGGAAACCCAAAAGGCTATAAGTGATTTCAAACAAAAACAAGATCAAACAAGTCAATCCATGATCAATAATTCGGCTAATGAATCCTCTAATTGAATCGAGATAGTAGCAGCAGTAGTAATACCAGCCACGACTTCTCGAGCAAAAATGGAGATCTTGGGAGAAGCACTGCGCTGAACAGAGTAATCGAGGGGAACAGTGAAGCGATGGTCGCGAAGCCGAAGGTCCGGCACCGAGTACCAACTCCCGACGTCGTGCTCTGGCGGAGAATAGAAGGCAGCGTCTTTTGCTTCAGCCATGGCGGCGAATGTATGGAATGAACTCCGGCGATAGTGGAAATGAAGAAGTTTGGAGAATGAAAGTGGCGACTGCCGCGAAGTGGTGTGAGGAGAGAAGAGCGAGGATGACGCCAAAAGGAGTGGCTTTTTCAATGAAGGTGGCGCGTAATTTACAAGCATTGTGAGGGAAGTGACCAGTGCGAGAAGCACTTAGATGGATATGGAGTTGTAGACACGTgtgctttctttcttttttattttttttttggaattcttttttttttttacttttttttcctctaaaatagcacttttcttaaaaaaaattatttataaaaaaatttaaataagttttatataattatacattattttttataaaaaatttttaaattaaaaaaataaattcttttattttaaatataaaaattaataaaaaaattaattaaattaaattattacaaaattctaatttttataagatttacgAAGTAAAATAACTTGCATTAATTAATTACTATAAATTATATTGCCATTGTTTGGTTTTTAATGATTTATCCTTATATTTTAGCAGTTATATTGTTAgctttttcatatttaattttattaattaaataaaattatttctttTTTCACATTTAACCAATAATCTCATTTTAAAGTCCTTACGCCAATGTAATGTCATTTTAAAATTATGTAAAATTGATATTTGAAggttttgtttattttttaaaaaataatttatatattaaaaatatatattttttcataaaaatatttttattatttaattataatattaaagtaatgatgtgtgtttattttatatataataagtatttatatattttaataaaattattaaaattttaaaaataaaaaataaatttttttttatgaaagaaagttattttttaaaaaattgatttaattttttttcacttTTCACTCGTCCGTCTGTATTATTTATAGCATTCTTTTCACTAAAATTCCATCTCTATTAGGCAGCTAAATTATAATAAACCAACCAATTAAGTTGAATGATTTAGAGTGAAATTTACCCACAAACAGCCCTTTTATCTCTATAATTCAAGGATAACTTGGGCTGAAGGGGAACTCAAGAAAGAAACTAAAATGCAAGAATTGGTTttaattgagaatgaagaaagaaACCAAAACGCAGGAATCTGTAAAAACTCTTACTTTTCCATTATTATTGCCATCCTATCAATAAGTCGACCGACCCCAGTGTTCATGATCAACTTAATTAGCTTTCCAAATGAACATAAATCCCGCTTCCTATTTATCTTCAAATTGACTGAACTCAAAGCAAATTTGGGCAGCAGCGGGTGGTTGAGAAAAGTTAAGGGTAATACTCGAAGAAGCCATGGCAGAGTGCGAGATGAATGGCACTTGATTGATGAGAAGACAAGGGCAGACGATGTTGGGAAGTAAAAGCATTTAGCCATCGAGGATCAAAATGAGAAGCACGAGATGAACAATGGCTGGTGGGCGTGGGATTGTAGCAATCAATATTAGTGCCAAACTTTAATGCTTTTCACGTTTACATgaatttaaaaatatgaaatatacCCATTGTGTGTATCATATAATTtgtctaaaaaaaataaatttaatttttcttaaattttcttattcGTTTATTTGATTTAAAAGGTTTCTCCCTCAattgaaagaaaatgagaaaaaaattatattttttatgaaaataaattatttataaatataaatatcattTTCTCTACTCagatttttttcatattttaataattaatctaaatattataaagaaaattatttttctctGCATTTTCTCTGCTCAAGTTCTCTTCCCTTCACTGCACAATTAAGATCCAAACAAAAGGGTAAACGATCTCGTCATTCGTCGCACCAAGCGCACTGGCCGCCTTCCTCACCGACAAATTCGATCACTTCTTCTATTTCTCATTCTCTACCTCCcccacacactctctctctccctcgctCCCGAAATGGCGCTCTTCACCAAACTCTACAGGTCGCCTTCCATTGTCAGACCGCATTATCTCTTCCATCGCCTCCGCTGTATGAGCAATGTCCCGGAAAACACCGTCTACGGAGGACCAAAGCCCCAGAACCCTAACCAGAGAGTCACTCTAACCCATTTGAAGCAAAAGCACAAGAAGGGTGAGCCCATAAGTGTTGTAACAGCATACGACTATCCCTCTGCGGTGCACCTCGACAGAGCCGGCATCGATATTTGTTTAGTCGGTGATTCGGCCGCCATGGTTGTTCACGGTTACGATACCACTCTCCCTATCTCCCTTGAGGAGATGCTAGTCCATTGCCGCGCTGTTGCTCGCGGCGCCAAAAGGCCACTTCTCGTTGGTGACTTGCCCTTTGGCACCTATGAGTCCAGCGCCAATCAGGTACCAATAGAAATTATGGAACTTAatacttatacatttataatatttttgttgAGCTATTGGGGAATTCTTGAATTATTTGGTGGGCGAAAGGAatattgtaataatttgtatTCGTGTTTTAAGTGTGGAATGGATGGTGATGTTGCAGTTTGGATTATGAGCAGGCAGTTGATACGGCGGTTCGGGTTTTGAAGGAGGGAGGAATGGACGCCGTTAAGTTGGAAGGAGGTTCACCCTCAAGAATTACAGCTGCCAAAGCTATAGTTGAGGCTGGAATTGCAGTTATGGGCCATGTAGGACTCACTCCTCAGGCCATCAGTGTTCTTGGGGGATTCAGGCCTCAAGGGAAGAATATTTCCAGTGCTATCAAGGTCTGGTTTTTTCGTGTTTATTTTGCTATTGACATTGTTTGTTTGTGTGTTGAATTGTctttcttgtgcaggttgtggagACTGCAGTAGCTCTGCAGGAAGCAGGGTGTTTCTCTGTGGTTTTGGAGTGTGTACCTGCGCCTGTAGCTGCTGCAGCAACATCTTCTCTTCGAATTCCCACCATTGGCATTGGAGCAGGGCCGTTCTGCGGTGGCCAGGTTTGTATAGACTCTTTATCTCTCTTTTATTTCAGTGGAGTTGTTTGGTCATCTAATTTTGTTTGTCAATTAGATGGCAGGAttatttggtttgatttgaatcatataAACCTTTAGGTATGTTCTGAGATCTAATTTTCCTTTTTGGATATGATACTGAAAGATTTTGATTGCTTCTGTCAATTGCCCATATAACTGCGTGCCTGAATAAATGATATTTAACTAAAGAACTTTGGATTTTTAACAGTAGAGTATGGCAAATAGCAATCCCACTAAAAGATAAAAACTTGGCATTTGTAGccacttatttttttttttttttttttttaccttttggTTTGTTGAATGTGCTTTTGTTGATTGACAACTTTTGACAAGAACTACTAGAAATTGCTGGACCCAGTCCCCTACTTGCACATGCTATCCTTCTCATCTTGTCCTTTCCTTCCTTTCCAACAATTATTACTGATTATCACTCTTGTTTTCAACGTTATGCAAAATTGCGCTGAGAATTCTAAGCAAAGTggatttatttctcttttaaattttaaagttttatatCTGTAAAAATCCTTATTTTTTAACAATTTCAATGGTAAAGGGTGTTTAAGTTAATTACATTTCTGACAGCTTAACAGAGGGTTTCCTTATATAATAGTATAACTAAGAGTGTAGATTATGTCTAGTGTCTCTTGAGCATGAAGTTTGTCATAGTTATTTCAGCCTGTATGGTCACACTGACATGGGAAGGTTCATTTTATAATTTTGTATCTTATTGCCCATGCAGGTGCTAGTTTACCATGATCTTCTGGGAAtgatgcaacatccacatcatgcCAAAGTTAATCCCGCAATCACTTCCTGGTTTTGTTGATTCTTTCCTACCTCTACAATTTTCAATAAGAGGAATTGTTTTTACCTGGTATAGGTTACTCCAAAATTCTGTAAGCAGTATGCACGTGTGGGAGATGTCATAAACAAAGCTCTACTTGAATATAAGGAAGAAGTATCAAATGGTTCATTCCCTTGTCCTGCCTATAGTCCATATAAAATCAGTGCAGCAGATATAAATGGTTTCGTGAATGAACTACAAAAGCTAGGTTTGGACAAGGCAGCATCATCAGCTGCTGCAGCAGCTGAGAAGATAAAAGCAGCTGAATTATTTGATGTTGGAAgtccagcaaatgactgaatatGGACCAATCTAGCAAATCTGCCTTTTTATTAGTACCAGAAGAGCCCAATAATTCTTCAATGCATTTACAAATGCtaggctagaaatgatgttagtGCCTAGTTTTGAAAATTCCCACGACTTTTTTTTTCTCATGTATGAAAACTGAGTTACGTCAAGTAGTTTCCTGAAGTTATACTTGCTAGTTATGTCTAAACTGTGAAACCGAGCGTATCAGAAAGTAATGTCAActtttattgggaatcttgctcgCATTAGCTATGGGAATTGGATTGACATCTCTTGCTCCTTATCTTTTCAATTTATTTGAGCTTGAAGTAGAAATTTTACGAAGGGAACCTGGCTGCGGGATTATTACAGTAGTTCATTATGGCTCCCAAAAGACCAAACTAACCTTCTTCAGACTTCACTCCTCAGGCCCAACCCATGTTCCTGGGGGCATAAAATTAGCGCCTTTTTCCCTCCAGAAGGTATAAATTAGAAAGGATCTTGTAACTGATGCAGAAGCAGAAAGCCTCTGCTCTGCATAATCGCCATCGTAAAGTTCTACATTTTAGATAAGATGCGTATAACACTCTTAGCATCAAAGCATCCAAAACTCATCCGCTTCTTCGAATCCTGTACTATCATATTCTCTTCTCTCCTTCTCCGTTGTCTCTCCACGGAATCCACCACCCTACCATCAGCACCACCACAACAATATGATGACTCAAACGTAAAGCAAGCCGTGCAACTCCTCCAAATCCCAGACCATGAATGGAACACGACGCAACTTAATCACCTCCTCTTCTCCAATCCTGCCCCTTCTTCTCACCTTCTCTTCCAGATCGCCCGCCGGTTGCCCTCCTCTTCACAAGCCCTCAAATTCCTTGAATTTCTCCAAGACAATTCCCCATTACCAGATACCCAATTCCTCTCCTCTACATTCCAGACCATCTTTGGCTCGCTAGTTGTGAACCTGATTCCCGCTCGAGTTTATATGAGCTTTATAAGACGTCTAAAGAATGGAATATTCCACTTACTATCAATTCCGCGATACTTCTACTTCGCTGTTTTGGGAGAAATGGTTTAGTGGAGGAGTCTATCATACTGTTCGATAAACTTGAGACTCTCTTTTAAGAACACGCAAGTTCGTAATGTTTTCATCAAACTGCTCCAAAAAGCTGGGCCTGTTGACAATGCATTTAAGGTGCTCGATGAAATGCTTCGACCAGAGTTTGATTATCGTCCGGATGATGTTACTGGTGATATTATTTTCTCTTGGTTGATGAAGAGAGAACGTTTAGGGAGGATTGTTACACAAGAGGAGATTTTGGATTGGTGTTGAAATTCGGTGAATTTGTTgtttttcataattcaatttgGATAACTCGGATGATTGCTGTGCTGTGTAGGAATGGAAGGACTATTAAAGCTTGTGATCTTTTTCTTGACTTAATGACTCTGGGAGCTGCTTTGTAGGTGGCTCCTTGCAATGCAATATTGATATGGTTGGGGAGGGATAGGAAGTTTAATTGAATGAATGTAGATATGGAAAAGACGAAGGAAATGGATATTGAGCCAGATGTTATCACCGTTGGGATTCTTATTGATCACCTGTGCAAGTTTAGGAGAATTGATGAGGCGCTGGAGGTGTTTCAACGGATGAATGGATGTCAAGATGTTGATGGAGTTTAAGTTGAACCATATGTTATTTTTAACACATTGATTAGTGGACTTTGTAAAGTTGGGAGGCAAGAAGAAGGTTTGGGTTTGCTGGAAAGGATTAAATTTCAAAAAAAGTGTGCGCCTAATACTGTTATCTACAATTGTTTGATTGACGATTTCTGTAAAGCTGATGAAATAAAGGGGGTTGTACCAAATGAGATTACTATTAATACTTTGGTAAACGGTATGTGCAGAAGTGGAAGAACCAATATTGCAGTTCAGGTATTGGACGAGATGGAAAGGTTAGGTTTAAAAGTCAATGTTTTTGCTTCTATATCTGTAATCAATGCTTTTTATAATGTGAACAATTAACAATATCAGGAAAGCAATGGAAATTTTTTATCAAATGTTGAGAGAGGGATGCTTTCCGGATGCAGTAGTTTACTGTAAATTGATCTCTGGCTTGAGCCAAGCTGGAAAGATGGATGATGCCGTTTCTGTTTTGTCAAAGTTGAAAGAGGCTGGGTTTCATCCAGACGTtgtgtaatgatttgattagCGGATTTTGCAACGAGAACAGGATGGATAGAGTTCAAGAGATGCTCAAAGCTGGAATAAACCCTGATAGCATCACACATAACGCTTTGGAGATTTTGAAGTTGCTCACCAAATGATGAGAAAGATGATCAAGGCGGGTCTGTCACCTGCAGCTGTCACATATGGAGCTCTAGTACGTGCATATTGCTTAAATGGCAATGTTTATAAAGCAATGAAGGTTTTCATAGACATGGATGCAGCTTCAAAGGTACCGCCTAATACTGAGATGTACAATATCCTTATAGACTCTTTGTGCAAGAATAATGATGTAGAACTTGCTGTTTCCTTAATAGATGGTATGAAAGTTAAGGGAGTGAGACCAAATATGACAACATACAATGCCATATTCAAAGGTCTTCGGGAGAAGAAATCGCTGAAGCCAGCCTTTGAATTAATGGATAAAATGAGAGAGCAGACTTCTAATCCTGATTACATCACCATGGAGATACTGACAGAATGGCTCTCTGCTGTTGGTgaaatagagaagtaaaaaaacTTCGTTCAACAATACGGGGTTTCAAATGTTTGGAACAAGAATATGATTCTTAGTAATGCATTGATGATTAATTTGctgcaattattattattattattatatatttgatACGTGACAGATTTTTTCCATCAAATATTAgtcatttatttatttgaatcTGCTAAATACGTCTGTTGAAAAGCTGTAATCTTGCTATGTCAGTATTCTGTCCAAATAACAACCAAATTAAACAAATTTAGACTCACTGTATCTGATTCTTGCTGAGAAACCGAAGGGGAGGCAAACCGTGTCCTGGTATTTCAGCCATACATATGCCAATGTGCCATGGATGATTCCTTCTTTGAGAGGTAAATATGCCAAGGGGCTAGGCAAGACAAAACACCCATACACCATCAGATTTTTATATCAAATGCTGTCTCCCCTCGCACCAACCACTCATCTTAACGtccaattcaaaataaataaataaataaaatcattcATCTTAACCTCTCATGTACAAGAACAAAACAATTTATCTTAACGAAGGTTAACCAATAATTGTAATTAATCAACAATTAAGCTTTAATCGAGCCAACCAGGAAGGTGAATCCGTAAGCTAATTTTAATAATCAGTACACGTCAAGAAATGGAATTTCTTTTTACTCTACAACACTCACAGGCACAGGTAAACAGCAATGGTGCCTTGAAAGATTCTACTCCTAAAATCATACAAGTGTATACATGACAAGAAAATGGAAAaactaattgaaaataaaaaaaggcTTAAGGCAATGGTTTTTCCGGCCACTCTCAGAAACCGCCTGCGGCCGTAGCAGCACTGTTTGCTAGCCAGGGGAGGCCAAAGTTCACTGGAAAGTGATCGGTGAAGCTGTCTCCGGCGACCGGATCGGCGAGTTCTTCCAAACCAGAGAAGAAATCGTCACTGACAGCCATATCAGAGAACCCACCaaaatcatcttcttcttcatcttccatTGCGTCTTTCTCTTCTCTGCTTTCTGTGTTTGTACTTTGGGGTAGAAGCTCGTCATCCAAGGAAGTTGCAGGTGATGAGCAAGTGGGTTTGGCTAGCGGCGAGGGTTTGTTAGAGTCACTGGCGGCAACGGTTTGTGGTGTGGTGGACTTCTGGCGGGTACTACCAGCGAGCGAGTTTCGGTGGGTGGGTGCAGGGTGGTTGTGCTCGCCTGTGTAGCTTACTATGAACATTCCCGGGTCGGATCTGTTTCGTTCAACTTGTTTCCGGGCCAAACACCCCTTTGAGGTGCTACATCTGTAATAACTCCTGTTATCATGAACAAGAAAACCTCAATTAGATACTTGAAACGGATCTCCGACTAGATGACaactttaacaaaaaaaaaaaaaaaggcaaagagACTGAATTCGAATGAAAACAGCCAAGCTTTGATAAAAAAtcaacatataaatatattacctCGGGTATGGAGAGCCTTTGATGGGTTTTTGCCCGTATTTTCGCCATGCCcacacatctgaagaaagagACTCTGCTGGTACTTGGCATATCTTCTTTAGCTGGTTCTTCCTGTAGTTACATACACACATGAGCTTCTTTTTGAATTTCTTGGGAGATGTTTCTAAGAAATTCGTTCATTAATCATCTAGTTTAAATAGATTGAAAAAGATTTACCTTCTTTTAGATCGAGGAGTATGAGAATTTGCAGTGGAGACGGAGGCTGCATGAGATTGCTTGGGCTGCTTTATCTGCGTTTGTTCCTTAGAGACGGCAAGAGAAGAAATGGGGGCAGGTTGTGGTTGTGGAGAATAAAGATATTGATTAGATTTGGGGAAAAAGGGCTTGTAAAGCTCATCCAACTCCCCAATAGCATTTCTTGTCTCAAAGGGATCGGGAAGAGAAAAAAGAGGACCAGGTTGTTCACTCTCAAAAGAACAAGTGGAAGAAAAGCAAAAATCTTCTCTGGTAAGGGAACCGACGGagtaggtggtggtggtggtagcagCAGTGGTGGAGGAAGAAGAGGAGGCAGTGGTGCAACCTCTGACCACAGCGTGAAGATCCCAGTCGTCGTCCATGGCAAAAGGTAGCGTGAAGCTAAAAAGCTCTGTGAATCAGTACCTTCCTTCTGCAACAAATGTTGGAGAGAGAAGCCAAAAGAAGGCGCTGACTTtttacagagagagagagagagagagagagaggggattTAGGGGTTGCAATGAGTATGgaaacaataaatatatatatagaatattAGAAAGGGTTGGCATTCGCAATTTGGCATCTCAATGTGCTTGTCTTGTCAATTACTGTTCACAATGGTCACTCCGACAATTGAAAACCggttttggttttggttttggttttggttttggttttggGTTGACTTTAGACATTGTCAAAGGGTGGGGCTGTGGCTGTGGCCTCTCCCCCTTTGATGAGGATCCAAAAGTCCACAcgctcttttatttatttataagcgGAGGATCGCAACTTACCGACAAAACAGAATCATATCAAAAATTACAACTGCTCTTCTGTAGGCGCGCCTATCAATGTCCTCAATACTGCGTGTGCGTGACTCATCCTAGGAggaatttactttttattttaatttataattacattttaataaattaattttaattaattaattctataAATAAAAAATCTATTCCTTTAAGAATATTACATTTTAGTTGtactatattttataaaaattatataatataatttatatatagagagagagcctataaatttatttagaaaaaaaGATCTTATTCCATAATTATTACATGtaagattttattttttaaaatttaaaataattatattcatgAAAATATCATtttgtaaataaaatatttttcatttaaataaaaactAAAATCACTTTAAACATCAAACTTTTACCAATAAAATGTGTAATTTATAGCACGTGCAAAACCACAAACTACGCCATTGGTAACGCCTATTTTCACTCTTAATTTTACTGCTTTTATTGcattattcttttttatttttattagaaaCTAATCAaagttataatataaaaataaaaaaaatttaacataataaaatataattacataatataattaattatatttaaaataatataataattattatatattaaaataaatataattatatttatttattttaatttttttattattatttatattatcattatcattattatttaatcacttttattattatcattattattttttacttTAACACCGTCATCATaattaatatcattttttttattactacCGTCGCTATCACCAGAGTTTCACGATTAAAAAAACTTTATAGCAATTGGAGATTTTTTTTTACCAATATAGCAGCTGGAGATTATTAGGGGATTAGATGCAATAGCGCGTGACGGTGCACGACAGATAAGGGTGACATGGCATTTGATAGCTGGCAGATAATTTCTCCTACTTTGTCTGGAGAAGAAAAAAGTAAACAGTGATAGCCGTTACCAGCCATGGCGTGCCTCGTGAATTGGATACTTCGCTGCGAATCCAAGGATAGGGAGATTGGACGGTGGAGGAATTCTTCAAAAATATCAGATGAGGAAAAGTTTTATTATTTTGGAACGGCAGTTGATGGGTTGAGACGGtttcaaaaataaagaaaaacaagCAAGGAAATAATATGAAAACGGTGATTCATCCAGAGTCCAGAAGTGCGTCGCACGAGGCATTGAATTGGAAAAGTGTGTGGTCATGGACAAGGGCATAGTAGTGGGGCTGAAAATATTgtgataaaataataaatataagatTGTGGTTGTAAATGTGGAGTAATAAtggtaatatatttttttttaagataaa harbors:
- the LOC110638031 gene encoding 3-methyl-2-oxobutanoate hydroxymethyltransferase 1, mitochondrial, with amino-acid sequence MALFTKLYRSPSIVRPHYLFHRLRCMSNVPENTVYGGPKPQNPNQRVTLTHLKQKHKKGEPISVVTAYDYPSAVHLDRAGIDICLVGDSAAMVVHGYDTTLPISLEEMLVHCRAVARGAKRPLLVGDLPFGTYESSANQAVDTAVRVLKEGGMDAVKLEGGSPSRITAAKAIVEAGIAVMGHVGLTPQAISVLGGFRPQGKNISSAIKVVETAVALQEAGCFSVVLECVPAPVAAAATSSLRIPTIGIGAGPFCGGQVLVYHDLLGMMQHPHHAKVTPKFCKQYARVGDVINKALLEYKEEVSNGSFPCPAYSPYKISAADINGFVNELQKLGLDKAASSAAAAAEKIKAAELFDVGSPAND
- the LOC110638004 gene encoding WRKY transcription factor 22, with the protein product MDDDWDLHAVVRGCTTASSSSSTTAATTTTTYSVGSLTREDFCFSSTCSFESEQPGPLFSLPDPFETRNAIGELDELYKPFFPKSNQYLYSPQPQPAPISSLAVSKEQTQIKQPKQSHAASVSTANSHTPRSKRRKNQLKKICQVPAESLSSDVWAWRKYGQKPIKGSPYPRSYYRCSTSKGCLARKQVERNRSDPGMFIVSYTGEHNHPAPTHRNSLAGSTRQKSTTPQTVAASDSNKPSPLAKPTCSSPATSLDDELLPQSTNTESREEKDAMEDEEEDDFGGFSDMAVSDDFFSGLEELADPVAGDSFTDHFPVNFGLPWLANSAATAAGGF